Proteins encoded in a region of the Streptomyces sp. PCS3-D2 genome:
- a CDS encoding DUF742 domain-containing protein: protein MNGQWYDDEAGPLVRPYAMTGGRTKPGPHGVRFDLIALVAVEPQSGADEAAESLLGPEHRALLGLCRSETQSVAELAADADLPVGVVRVLLGDLLEGGHVKVSRPVPPAQLPDERILREVIEGLRAL from the coding sequence ATGAACGGCCAGTGGTACGACGACGAAGCGGGCCCGCTCGTCCGCCCGTACGCCATGACCGGGGGGCGTACCAAGCCGGGACCGCACGGGGTCCGCTTCGACCTGATCGCCCTGGTCGCGGTGGAGCCGCAGAGTGGCGCGGACGAGGCGGCCGAGTCCCTGCTCGGCCCCGAACACCGGGCACTGCTGGGGCTGTGCCGGTCCGAGACCCAGTCGGTGGCGGAACTCGCCGCCGACGCCGACCTGCCCGTGGGAGTCGTTCGGGTGCTCCTCGGGGACCTGCTGGAGGGCGGGCACGTCAAGGTCAGCCGCCCGGTGCCGCCCGCCCAGCTTCCGGACGAGCGGATTCTGCGTGAAGTCATCGAGGGATTGAGAGCGCTTTGA
- a CDS encoding roadblock/LC7 domain-containing protein, producing the protein MIEHQRVGHDGIRRSGELDWLLDDLVHRVIEVRHAVVLSNDGLAVGASSALGREDAEHLAAVASGFHSLAKGAGRHFQAGGVRQTLVEMDEGFLFVAAAGDGSCLAVLSAAGADIGLIAYEMARLVKRVGEHLCAPPRFAARPPAAG; encoded by the coding sequence ATGATCGAACACCAGAGGGTCGGCCACGACGGCATCCGCAGGTCGGGCGAGCTCGACTGGCTCCTGGACGACCTGGTGCACCGGGTCATCGAGGTCCGGCACGCCGTGGTGCTCTCCAACGACGGCCTGGCGGTGGGTGCCTCCAGTGCGCTCGGCCGGGAGGACGCCGAACACCTCGCGGCGGTGGCCTCCGGCTTCCACAGCCTGGCCAAGGGCGCGGGACGGCACTTCCAGGCCGGGGGTGTGCGCCAGACGTTGGTCGAGATGGACGAGGGTTTCCTCTTCGTCGCGGCGGCCGGGGACGGATCCTGCCTCGCCGTGCTCAGCGCCGCCGGCGCCGACATCGGCCTGATCGCCTACGAGATGGCTCGGCTGGTGAAGCGGGTCGGCGAACACCTCTGCGCTCCGCCCCGGTTCGCGGCGCGGCCGCCGGCCGCCGGCTGA
- a CDS encoding PPOX class F420-dependent oxidoreductase: MAKKMTQEEWRAFVSDSARTGKLCTVREDGSPHVAPVWFVLDGDSFVFNTGKDTVKGRNLARDGRVALCVDDERPPFAYVILQGRAEISDYADAGDEVLTWATRIAARYMGEADAEAIGRRNGVPGSLLVRVPIDQVIAEARVAD; the protein is encoded by the coding sequence ATGGCGAAGAAGATGACTCAAGAGGAATGGCGGGCATTTGTTTCCGATTCCGCCCGCACCGGAAAGCTCTGCACCGTCCGCGAGGACGGAAGTCCGCACGTCGCCCCCGTCTGGTTCGTACTCGACGGCGATTCCTTCGTCTTCAACACAGGAAAGGACACCGTCAAGGGACGCAATCTGGCCAGGGACGGCCGCGTCGCGCTCTGCGTGGACGACGAGCGTCCGCCCTTCGCCTACGTCATCCTCCAGGGCCGCGCCGAGATCAGCGACTACGCCGACGCCGGGGACGAGGTGCTCACCTGGGCGACCCGCATCGCCGCCCGCTACATGGGCGAGGCGGACGCCGAGGCGATCGGCCGCCGCAACGGCGTCCCCGGCTCGCTCCTGGTCCGTGTCCCGATCGACCAGGTGATCGCCGAAGCCCGGGTGGCCGACTGA
- a CDS encoding acyl-CoA thioesterase II gives MTNPAERLVDLLDLEQIEVNIFRGASPQESLQRVFGGQVAGQALVAAGRTVESDRPVHSLHAYFLRPGIPGVPIVYQVERVRDGRSFTTRRVTAVRQGKTIFNLTASFHHPEEGGIEHQLPPHHCPHPDTLPKVADEIRAHLGALPEALERMARRQPFDIRYVSRLRWTPEELKGADPRSAVWMRAVGPLGDDPLVHTCALTYASDMTLLDAVRIPVEPLWGMRGFDMASLDHAMWFHRPFRADEWFLYDQESPIAHGGRGLARGRIYDLEGRLLVSVVQEGLFRPHPARA, from the coding sequence ATGACGAACCCCGCCGAGAGACTGGTCGATCTGCTCGATCTGGAGCAGATCGAGGTCAACATCTTCCGCGGCGCCAGCCCGCAGGAGTCCCTCCAGCGGGTCTTCGGCGGCCAGGTCGCGGGCCAGGCCCTGGTGGCCGCGGGCCGCACCGTGGAGAGCGACCGCCCGGTCCACTCACTGCACGCGTACTTCCTGCGCCCCGGCATTCCCGGGGTGCCGATCGTGTACCAGGTGGAGCGGGTGCGTGACGGGCGGTCCTTCACCACCCGGCGGGTCACCGCGGTCCGGCAGGGCAAGACGATCTTCAATCTCACCGCCTCCTTCCATCACCCGGAGGAGGGCGGCATCGAGCACCAGCTGCCTCCCCACCACTGTCCCCATCCCGACACGCTCCCCAAGGTCGCGGACGAGATCCGCGCGCACCTCGGGGCGCTGCCGGAGGCGCTGGAGCGGATGGCCCGCCGCCAGCCCTTCGACATCCGCTATGTCAGCCGGCTCCGCTGGACTCCGGAGGAGCTCAAGGGTGCCGATCCGCGCAGCGCGGTGTGGATGCGCGCCGTGGGCCCGCTGGGCGACGACCCGCTCGTGCACACCTGTGCCCTCACCTACGCCAGTGACATGACCCTCCTCGACGCCGTGCGCATCCCCGTGGAACCCCTCTGGGGCATGCGCGGCTTCGACATGGCCTCGCTCGATCACGCCATGTGGTTCCACCGGCCCTTCCGGGCGGACGAGTGGTTCCTCTACGACCAGGAATCGCCCATCGCGCACGGCGGCCGGGGCCTGGCCCGGGGCCGCATCTACGACCTGGAGGGCAGGCTGCTGGTCTCCGTGGTCCAAGAGGGCCTCTTCCGCCCCCATCCCGCCCGGGCGTGA
- a CDS encoding DUF6397 family protein: MTQMVTAPPQDGAAHQGDRPRGRADDAAEALMGSARAAGELGLTRGELARAVQLGIVRAGPPAAGGAARFTRAELARVRAVAAGPSDTLRRRVEAVAGAQAAAEVLGVGPSRFTRLARCGHLTPVGYRINRYRAVVWLYLASELREFADDRPGMLRGTASAEDRELLAAKGDLRPRTWRGRHVGLLLRRTTDPWARAAVLARVLPEDDLRGAVPDPAERIILAALAPPPPYGHPQVPAAAAVAEGLLRAGPPDEVLRYRTRLEVALAAARLQSKSTGDRGPT, translated from the coding sequence ATGACACAGATGGTGACCGCGCCGCCGCAGGATGGGGCCGCGCACCAGGGAGACAGGCCCAGAGGCCGGGCCGACGACGCCGCGGAGGCGCTGATGGGCAGTGCGCGGGCCGCCGGGGAACTGGGCCTGACCCGGGGTGAGCTGGCCAGGGCCGTCCAGCTGGGGATCGTACGGGCCGGGCCGCCGGCGGCCGGCGGTGCCGCGCGCTTCACGCGGGCGGAGCTGGCGCGGGTACGGGCCGTGGCCGCGGGCCCGTCGGACACCCTGCGCCGGCGGGTCGAGGCGGTGGCCGGGGCCCAAGCGGCGGCCGAGGTGCTCGGGGTCGGCCCGAGCCGGTTCACCCGGCTCGCGCGCTGCGGGCACCTCACGCCCGTCGGCTACCGGATCAACCGCTACCGCGCGGTCGTGTGGCTCTATCTCGCTTCGGAACTTAGGGAGTTCGCCGACGACCGGCCGGGGATGCTGCGCGGGACGGCATCCGCCGAGGACCGGGAACTGCTGGCGGCCAAGGGGGACCTGCGCCCGCGCACCTGGCGCGGGCGGCATGTGGGGCTCCTGCTGAGACGGACCACCGATCCATGGGCCCGCGCGGCGGTTCTGGCCCGCGTACTTCCCGAGGACGACCTGCGCGGAGCCGTGCCCGATCCGGCGGAACGGATCATCCTGGCCGCACTGGCCCCGCCTCCGCCGTACGGTCACCCACAGGTGCCCGCCGCCGCGGCGGTGGCGGAGGGGCTGCTGCGCGCCGGGCCGCCGGACGAGGTTCTCCGGTACCGAACCAGGCTGGAGGTCGCCCTGGCGGCGGCCCGGCTTCAGTCGAAGTCGACGGGGGACAGGGGGCCGACGTAG
- a CDS encoding YchJ family protein: MPTPAMPCPCGLPAAYAECCGRFHSGQRQAPTAELLMRSRFSAFAVGDTAYLLRSWHPSTRPAVLDLDPGQRWERLEILATERGGMFETEGSVEFRAHYREGRHTGSLHEHSSFAREAGAWVYVGPLSPVDFD, translated from the coding sequence ATGCCCACTCCCGCCATGCCGTGCCCCTGCGGGCTGCCCGCCGCCTACGCGGAGTGCTGCGGCCGCTTCCACTCCGGTCAACGGCAGGCGCCCACCGCCGAGCTGCTGATGCGTTCCCGCTTCAGCGCCTTCGCCGTCGGTGACACCGCGTACCTGCTCCGCTCCTGGCACCCCTCCACGCGCCCGGCCGTGCTCGACCTCGATCCCGGGCAGCGCTGGGAGCGGCTGGAGATCCTCGCCACCGAGCGCGGCGGGATGTTCGAGACGGAGGGCTCGGTGGAGTTCCGCGCGCACTACCGCGAGGGCCGCCACACCGGCTCGCTGCACGAGCACAGCAGCTTCGCCCGCGAGGCGGGGGCCTGGGTCTACGTCGGCCCCCTGTCCCCCGTCGACTTCGACTGA
- a CDS encoding ATP/GTP-binding protein yields the protein MGHHDNLTTGSGGPAGDGPDAEPGTVEEDAELAALALKILVAGGFGVGKTTLVGAVSEIRPLRTEEQLSEAGEMVDDTGGVEQKTSTTVAMDFGRITIRSGLSLYLFGTPGQDRFWFLWDELSTGALGAVVLADTRRLEDCFPAVDYFEHRRIPFVVAVNCFAEARRYGAHDVSRALDLEQGTPVVLCDARDRDSGKEVLIRLVEYAGRVHTARLLDSVGPQAGSV from the coding sequence ATGGGACACCACGACAATCTGACCACCGGATCCGGCGGACCTGCCGGCGACGGTCCGGACGCGGAGCCGGGGACGGTGGAGGAGGACGCCGAACTGGCCGCGCTCGCGCTGAAGATCCTCGTGGCGGGGGGATTCGGGGTGGGCAAGACCACGCTCGTCGGAGCGGTGAGCGAGATCCGGCCACTGCGCACCGAGGAACAGCTCAGCGAGGCCGGAGAAATGGTCGACGACACGGGCGGCGTCGAGCAGAAGACGAGCACGACCGTGGCGATGGACTTCGGGCGGATCACCATCCGGTCCGGTCTGTCCCTCTACCTGTTCGGCACTCCGGGGCAGGACCGGTTCTGGTTCCTGTGGGACGAGCTGTCCACGGGGGCGCTCGGCGCGGTGGTGCTCGCCGACACGCGGCGCCTGGAGGACTGCTTCCCGGCGGTCGACTACTTCGAGCACCGGCGCATCCCGTTCGTGGTCGCCGTCAACTGCTTCGCGGAGGCGCGGCGGTACGGGGCGCACGACGTGTCGCGCGCACTGGACCTGGAACAGGGGACGCCGGTGGTGCTGTGCGACGCACGGGACAGGGACTCGGGCAAGGAAGTGCTGATCCGGCTGGTCGAGTACGCCGGGCGGGTGCACACCGCCCGGCTGCTGGACTCGGTGGGGCCGCAGGCCGGTTCCGTGTGA
- a CDS encoding roadblock/LC7 domain-containing protein yields MALDKQLDWLLDDLTRRVPQVRHAVVLSNDGLVTAASAGLPREDAEHLAAVAAGLQSLAKGSGRHFRAGEVRQTMVEYDDGALFVMAAGAGSSLCVLSAAEADIGQVAYEMTLLVNRVGEHLGVAERRITGG; encoded by the coding sequence ATGGCACTGGACAAGCAACTGGACTGGCTGTTGGACGACCTGACACGCAGGGTCCCGCAGGTGCGGCACGCGGTGGTGCTGTCCAATGACGGCCTGGTGACGGCGGCGAGCGCGGGGCTGCCCAGGGAGGACGCGGAACACCTGGCGGCCGTCGCGGCCGGGCTGCAGAGCCTGGCGAAGGGGTCGGGACGGCACTTCAGGGCCGGCGAGGTCCGTCAGACGATGGTCGAGTACGACGACGGGGCGCTCTTCGTCATGGCGGCGGGCGCGGGCAGTTCCCTGTGTGTGCTGAGTGCGGCCGAGGCGGACATCGGCCAGGTCGCGTACGAGATGACGCTGCTGGTCAACCGGGTGGGTGAGCATCTGGGAGTGGCGGAGCGGCGCATCACCGGAGGCTGA
- a CDS encoding ATP-binding protein, with amino-acid sequence MRTPRRRPDAAAPRLPAPPARGRRAHAGPPAEEPTQEPSQEPAQEPVQQRPRPSDAARPPGSGVPRERGPRPRLRPATVRAKILSLLMVPVVSLLALWAFATVNTAQDMARLGRVQRVDSEIRAPVTAAVTELQAERRAAVRLLADPAADAGTLDQQARRTDGAVRALRLGDRHTVADSGGYRPDTVVRLGAFVVAAEALESARKDITDRRATPEAAFAIYTRVVDAAFAVGGSLSGGESAELGPDARVLLEFARAAELLSREDALLALPGQRSAETLRQLTGAIESRRALTEAATRDLPAAQQDAWRSVAKSAAYAELTGAEDRALAAGTSRDGRGAPAGWETAHSGVSTSMREIEEAAHTAAADRADPVREGAFSPAGAAVLLGLLAVAASLAISVRIGRVLVVELVSLRNAALEIAHRKLPEAMDRLRAGEHVDVPAEAPAGPPADDEITQVGEALGTVHRAALNAAVERAELAGGVSGVFVNLARRSQVLVHKQLILLDSMERRADDPSELGDLFRLDHLTTRMRRHAESLIILSGASPGRAWRMPVPLTSVVRAAVSEIEDYPRVEVHGLAEAAVAGAAVADLTHLLAELIENAAQFSPPHTKVRVTGEPVGTGYVLEIEDRGLGMGRASLADANRRIEQSEGLDLFDSDRLGLFVVSRLSARHDVKVHLRTSPYGGTTAVVLLPTSVLQSATSASATSTATAVGTDDADAAGPQPGHREDSPGARDRAAPPSPTPAAEQGAPVQQPAAVTVVRDRARSGVRDGVRGIPARDVAPAAAADEPRPAPVAPLRPRAAVGTGFRTEAAASPSASVAELPRRVRQASLVPQLREAPAPEEQAAGRPAGDAPGRSPQEVRDRMAAYRAGWLRGSEENSPHAGSEGEA; translated from the coding sequence GGCGTCCCCCGGGAGCGCGGCCCCCGGCCGCGACTGCGCCCCGCCACCGTCCGCGCGAAGATCCTCTCCCTGTTGATGGTGCCGGTCGTCTCGCTCCTCGCGCTCTGGGCCTTCGCCACCGTCAACACCGCCCAGGACATGGCCCGGCTGGGGCGAGTCCAGCGGGTCGACTCCGAGATACGCGCCCCCGTCACCGCCGCCGTCACCGAGTTGCAGGCCGAACGGCGAGCAGCCGTCCGCCTCCTGGCCGATCCCGCGGCCGACGCGGGCACACTGGACCAGCAGGCCCGCCGCACCGACGGCGCCGTCCGCGCCCTACGGCTCGGAGACCGCCACACCGTCGCCGATTCCGGTGGCTACCGCCCCGACACGGTGGTCCGTCTGGGCGCGTTCGTGGTCGCGGCCGAGGCGCTGGAATCGGCCCGTAAGGACATCACCGACCGCCGCGCCACCCCCGAGGCCGCCTTCGCCATCTACACCCGGGTGGTCGACGCCGCCTTCGCCGTGGGCGGCTCCCTCTCCGGGGGCGAGAGCGCCGAGCTGGGTCCCGACGCGCGGGTCCTGCTCGAATTCGCCCGGGCCGCGGAACTCCTGTCCCGAGAGGACGCCCTCCTCGCCCTGCCGGGGCAGCGTAGCGCCGAAACGCTTCGGCAGCTGACCGGCGCCATCGAGTCCCGCCGCGCGCTCACTGAGGCCGCGACCCGCGACCTGCCGGCCGCCCAGCAGGACGCCTGGCGGTCCGTCGCCAAGAGCGCAGCCTACGCCGAACTGACCGGCGCCGAGGACCGGGCGCTCGCCGCCGGAACCTCCCGGGACGGCCGGGGTGCGCCCGCCGGATGGGAGACCGCCCACAGCGGCGTCAGCACCTCGATGCGGGAGATCGAGGAGGCCGCCCACACCGCGGCCGCGGACCGGGCCGACCCCGTCAGGGAGGGGGCCTTCAGCCCCGCGGGCGCCGCCGTGCTGCTCGGTCTGCTGGCTGTCGCGGCCTCGCTCGCCATCTCCGTCCGGATCGGCCGGGTCCTCGTCGTCGAACTGGTCTCCCTGCGCAACGCCGCCCTGGAGATCGCCCACCGCAAACTCCCCGAGGCGATGGATCGGCTGCGCGCCGGCGAGCACGTCGACGTGCCCGCCGAGGCCCCGGCCGGCCCGCCCGCCGACGACGAGATCACCCAGGTCGGCGAGGCACTGGGTACCGTACACCGGGCTGCGCTCAACGCCGCCGTCGAGCGGGCGGAGCTCGCCGGAGGGGTCTCCGGGGTCTTCGTCAACCTCGCCCGCCGCAGCCAGGTCCTCGTGCACAAACAGCTCATCCTGCTGGATTCGATGGAACGGCGCGCCGACGACCCGAGCGAGCTCGGCGACCTCTTCCGCCTCGACCACCTGACCACCAGGATGCGCCGCCACGCGGAGAGCCTGATCATCCTTTCGGGCGCCTCCCCGGGCCGGGCCTGGCGGATGCCGGTCCCCCTCACCAGCGTCGTCAGGGCCGCCGTCTCGGAGATCGAGGACTACCCGCGCGTCGAGGTGCACGGGCTCGCCGAGGCCGCGGTGGCCGGCGCGGCCGTCGCCGACCTCACCCACCTCCTCGCCGAACTCATCGAGAACGCGGCCCAGTTCTCTCCTCCGCACACCAAGGTCCGGGTCACCGGCGAACCGGTCGGCACCGGTTACGTCCTGGAGATCGAGGACCGCGGACTGGGCATGGGGCGCGCATCCCTGGCCGACGCCAACCGGCGCATCGAGCAGTCCGAGGGCCTCGACCTCTTCGACAGCGACCGGCTCGGCCTCTTCGTGGTCAGCCGGCTCTCGGCCCGCCACGACGTCAAGGTGCACCTGCGCACGTCGCCCTACGGCGGCACCACCGCCGTGGTGCTCCTGCCCACCTCCGTGCTCCAGAGCGCCACCTCCGCCTCCGCGACCTCCACCGCGACCGCGGTCGGCACCGACGACGCCGACGCGGCGGGCCCGCAGCCCGGCCACCGGGAGGATTCCCCGGGCGCCCGGGACCGCGCCGCGCCCCCGTCGCCCACACCGGCCGCGGAACAGGGCGCGCCCGTGCAGCAGCCCGCCGCGGTCACCGTCGTACGGGACCGTGCGCGAAGCGGCGTACGGGACGGCGTGCGCGGCATTCCGGCACGGGACGTGGCACCCGCGGCAGCGGCGGACGAACCGCGCCCGGCGCCGGTGGCGCCGCTGCGGCCGCGCGCCGCCGTCGGCACGGGCTTCCGTACGGAGGCCGCCGCATCCCCTTCCGCCTCCGTGGCGGAACTTCCGCGCCGGGTACGCCAGGCCAGCCTCGTCCCCCAGCTCCGCGAGGCGCCCGCGCCCGAGGAGCAGGCCGCCGGACGGCCGGCCGGGGACGCGCCGGGGCGCAGCCCACAGGAGGTCCGGGACCGGATGGCGGCCTACCGGGCGGGATGGCTGCGCGGCTCCGAGGAGAACTCCCCCCACGCAGGCAGCGAAGGAGAAGCGTGA